The Janthinobacterium tructae genome contains the following window.
CGCAGGGTCAGGTGCTGGCCCTGCTGGAAGCGGAACTGCTGCTGCAGTTCCGCTGGCACGTCGAACGTGACGGCGATGGTGTCGCGCGTTTCATTGCGTACGTTCGATACGCACAGCGGATAAAATTTACTCATGCTTCATCTCCAGTTTCTTCGGAACGTGTGCCTGATTTTTTTAGTGGCACTTGAAGTAATCAAACGGTTCGCGGCAAGCCAGGCATTTGTACAGGGCCTTGCACGGCGTGGAGCCGAACTGGCTGGTCAGCTGCGTATGCGTGGAACCGCAGTTCGGGCAGATCACCTCCAGCGTCGGCATGGGCTGGCGCTTGACGCCACCGGCTGTTGCGCTACGAAGGCCGCTGATGTCGATCACCTGCTGCTGCGGTGGGGCGATGCCATAGCCTTTCAGCTTGGCCTTGCCCGCTTCGCTCATCCAGTCCGTGGTCCAGGCGGGTGCCAGCTGGTTCACCAGCGTCACCTTGGCCACGCCATGGCTGCGCAAGGCATCCGTGACGGCATCGGCGATCACCTGCATGGCCGGGCAGCCCGAATACGTGGGCGTGATCGTCACGATGCACTCTTCGCTGCTGACCACATCGACGGCGCGCACGATACCCAGGTCCACCACCGAAATGACGGGAATTTCCGGGTCCGGCACGTCGCCCAGCCAGGCCCAGACCTGGGCCGCGTCCAGCGCTGCCGTGGGCGTGTTCATTACCACTCCGCCCCGGGATAGGCGCGCTGCAGGAACTGCATCTCGGCCAGGATGAATCCCAGGTGTTCCGTGTGCGTGCCCTGCTTGCCGCCCTTTTGCATCCAGGCGTCGGGCGCCGGCATGCTCAAGGTGGCTTCGGCAAAGATCTCGGCCACGTGTTCGAGGAAGGCCTGGCGCAACACGTCCGATGGCGGCGCGATGCCGGCGGCAAGCATGGTCTGGTCGACGGCGTCGTACGTGAACATCTCGCCCGTGTACATCCACAGCTTGTCGGCGGCCGCCTGCGTCTTGGCATGGCTGTCCGCCGTGCCGTCGCCGAGACGCACGATCAGGTCGCCGCTGCGGCGCAAGTGATACGTCACTTCCTTGACCGACTTCTGCGCCACTTCGACGATGCGTGGATCGCTGCATTTCGCCAGTTCCAGCAGCTGGAAGTAGTGCCAGGTGTCGAAGAAGAACTGGCGCATCATGGTGTCGGCGTAATTGCCGTTCGGCTGCTCCAGCAGCAAGCAATTCTTGAAGTCGTGGGCGTCGCGCAAAAAGGCGATGTCGTCCTCGTCGCGGCCAGCGTTTTCCAGTTCGGCCGCATAGCTGAACCACAAACGCGTCTGGCCCAGGAGGTCGAGCGCCACGTTGGTCAGCGCCATGTCTTCTTCCAGCGCGGGACCCTTGCCGCACAGCTGTGACAGCTGCTGGCTGAGGATCAGGGCGTTGTCGCCCAGGCGCAAAAGGTAATCGAACTTTTGTTGAGTGAGCTTGTCATCCATTGCAGGCGCTCCCATCACAGGTTCTTGACTTCTTCCGGCATCGGGAAGAAGGTGGGATGGCGGTACACTTTGCTGTTCGACGGTTCGAACAGGGCGCCCTTGTCGCCAGGGCTGCTGGCGACGATATCGGCCGCGCGCACCACCCAGATACTCACGCCTTCATTGCGGCGCGTGTAGACGTCGCGCGCATGGTTGACCGCCATGGTGGCGTCGGAGGCGTGCAGGCTGCCCACATGCTTGTGCGCCAGGCCGTGCTGGCTGCGGATGAAAACTTCCCACAATGGCCATTCTTTGCTCATGTTGCTCTCCCCTATCTGTCTTGTGTATTTACGCTGCCGCTTTGACTGCGGCTTGTTTATCTGCATACGCGAGCAAGGCATCGCGGAACCATACGCCGTCTTCATACGCCTTGACCCGCGTTTGCAGGCGCTCGCGGTTGCACGGACCATTGCCCTTCAACACATTGTTGAACTCGGACCAGTCGATCTCGCCGAATTCATAGTGGCCCGTTTCCGCATTGAACTTCAAGTCGGGATCGGGCACGGTCAAGCCCAGGTACTCGATTTGCGGCACGGTCTGGTCAACCATGCGCTGGCGCAATTCGTCATTCGAGAACAGCTTGATGCGCCATTGTGCCGACTGGGCGCTGTTGACGGAGGCGGCGTCGGACGGGCCGAACATCATCAGGGACGGCCACCACCAGCGGTTCAGCGCATCCTGCGCCATGGCTTTCTGCTCTGGCGTACCCTTGCACAGCGACATCATGATGTCGTAGCCCTGGCGTGCATGGAATGATTCTTCCTTGCAGACGCGGATCATGGCGCGTGCATACGGGCCATACGAGCAGCGGCACAGGGGAATCTGGTTGATGATGGCGGAGCCGTCAACCAGCCAGCCGATGGCGCCCATGTCGGCCCACGACAGGGTGGGATAGTTAAAGATGCTGGAATACTTGGCTTTACCCGAGTGCAAGGCAGCGAGCAGATCGTCGCGCGACACGCCCAGGGTCTCGGCAGCGCTGTACAGGTACAAGCCGTGACCGGCTTCGTCCTGGATCTTCGCCAGCAGGATGGACTTGCGTTTCAAGGTCGGTGCGCGCGTGACCCAGTTGCCTTCGGGCAATTGACCGACGATTTCCGAATGCGCATGCTGCGAAATCTGGCGGATCAGGGTCTTGCGGTAAGCGTCCGGCATCCAGTCCTTGGCCTCGATCTTGATGCCTTCGTCGATGCGCGCCTGAAAAGCGCGCTCTTCCTGGCCCATGTCGTCGATGGAACGGACGTTCTTGAGGCCGGTTTCAACCATTTGTGCGTACATGATCTGTCTCCCATGTCTTTGA
Protein-coding sequences here:
- the paaD gene encoding 1,2-phenylacetyl-CoA epoxidase subunit PaaD; the protein is MNTPTAALDAAQVWAWLGDVPDPEIPVISVVDLGIVRAVDVVSSEECIVTITPTYSGCPAMQVIADAVTDALRSHGVAKVTLVNQLAPAWTTDWMSEAGKAKLKGYGIAPPQQQVIDISGLRSATAGGVKRQPMPTLEVICPNCGSTHTQLTSQFGSTPCKALYKCLACREPFDYFKCH
- the paaC gene encoding 1,2-phenylacetyl-CoA epoxidase subunit PaaC, translated to MDDKLTQQKFDYLLRLGDNALILSQQLSQLCGKGPALEEDMALTNVALDLLGQTRLWFSYAAELENAGRDEDDIAFLRDAHDFKNCLLLEQPNGNYADTMMRQFFFDTWHYFQLLELAKCSDPRIVEVAQKSVKEVTYHLRRSGDLIVRLGDGTADSHAKTQAAADKLWMYTGEMFTYDAVDQTMLAAGIAPPSDVLRQAFLEHVAEIFAEATLSMPAPDAWMQKGGKQGTHTEHLGFILAEMQFLQRAYPGAEW
- the paaB gene encoding 1,2-phenylacetyl-CoA epoxidase subunit PaaB, with the protein product MSKEWPLWEVFIRSQHGLAHKHVGSLHASDATMAVNHARDVYTRRNEGVSIWVVRAADIVASSPGDKGALFEPSNSKVYRHPTFFPMPEEVKNL
- the paaA gene encoding 1,2-phenylacetyl-CoA epoxidase subunit PaaA, with protein sequence MYAQMVETGLKNVRSIDDMGQEERAFQARIDEGIKIEAKDWMPDAYRKTLIRQISQHAHSEIVGQLPEGNWVTRAPTLKRKSILLAKIQDEAGHGLYLYSAAETLGVSRDDLLAALHSGKAKYSSIFNYPTLSWADMGAIGWLVDGSAIINQIPLCRCSYGPYARAMIRVCKEESFHARQGYDIMMSLCKGTPEQKAMAQDALNRWWWPSLMMFGPSDAASVNSAQSAQWRIKLFSNDELRQRMVDQTVPQIEYLGLTVPDPDLKFNAETGHYEFGEIDWSEFNNVLKGNGPCNRERLQTRVKAYEDGVWFRDALLAYADKQAAVKAAA